A genomic region of candidate division KSB1 bacterium contains the following coding sequences:
- a CDS encoding HD domain-containing protein, with amino-acid sequence MMAHALIKDLRPGDQVLDFFVVRKKELRLKRGTNESYLALQLGGQSGRISATVWDDAEATYAKIAIGQVIKAKGTVVDYCGKPHVNVEKIRPAREEEVEAAEAFVPVCPKDVAQLWERLDRLVASVGNEHLGRLLRALFGDQDFRRAFGQAPAGKLWHHNYRGGLLEHTVAVAETCDAVHQRYARVDRDLLVTGALLHDVGKVRELKVTGFIDYSDEGRLVGHIVLGAQMVREKIQTLPDFPEELAMRLVHLVLAHQGKGEYGSPVVPMTIEAIILYYADELDSKANAFERIMGRDREAGKRWSRYVELMDRFLYLGDEGESAGEQKS; translated from the coding sequence ATGATGGCCCATGCGTTGATCAAGGACCTGCGCCCCGGCGACCAGGTTCTTGATTTTTTCGTCGTCCGTAAGAAAGAGCTCCGCTTGAAGCGGGGGACGAACGAATCGTACCTCGCCCTGCAGTTAGGAGGCCAGTCGGGGCGCATTTCGGCCACGGTGTGGGACGATGCCGAGGCCACCTACGCCAAAATTGCCATTGGGCAGGTCATCAAGGCCAAAGGAACAGTGGTGGACTACTGCGGCAAGCCCCATGTGAACGTGGAAAAGATCCGGCCGGCGCGCGAGGAGGAAGTGGAGGCCGCCGAGGCCTTTGTCCCAGTCTGTCCCAAGGACGTCGCGCAGCTCTGGGAACGTCTGGATCGATTGGTGGCAAGCGTGGGCAACGAGCACCTGGGCAGGCTGTTGCGGGCGCTGTTTGGCGACCAGGACTTTCGACGCGCCTTTGGCCAGGCGCCTGCCGGCAAGCTCTGGCACCACAACTATCGCGGCGGCCTGTTGGAACACACTGTGGCCGTGGCTGAGACGTGCGATGCCGTGCACCAGCGCTACGCGCGCGTGGATCGCGACCTCCTGGTGACCGGAGCGCTCTTGCACGATGTGGGCAAGGTGCGCGAACTGAAAGTGACCGGCTTCATCGACTACTCCGACGAGGGGCGGCTTGTCGGGCACATCGTCCTGGGTGCGCAGATGGTGAGGGAGAAGATTCAGACCCTCCCCGATTTCCCCGAGGAGTTGGCCATGCGCCTGGTCCATCTGGTTCTTGCGCATCAGGGCAAAGGCGAGTACGGGTCGCCGGTGGTGCCTATGACCATAGAGGCCATCATCCTCTACTACGCCGACGAGTTGGACTCCAAGGCCAACGCCTTCGAGCGCATCATGGGTCGCGACAGAGAGGCGGGCAAGAGGTGGAGCCGATACGTGGAACTCATGGATCGCTTTCTCTATCTGGGTGACGAAGGGGAGTCTGCAGGCGAGCAAAAGTCTTGA